Below is a genomic region from Rhineura floridana isolate rRhiFlo1 chromosome 5, rRhiFlo1.hap2, whole genome shotgun sequence.
gACTCGTGAGctgacacagagagcaagggaggtGGAAAAGGGGGCCTGGCTATGAGAGGTGTGgcatgactaccatgaagggactctacgtttctgaatttgccactatactactgccttTTGAACATCAGTGAGGCACAAACAAGACATCACAGGGAGATGCCCTGCTCACCTGCATCTTGCCTAGTATCTTCCTGGTAATTCGCTGCTATAGGGGGTGGGGACGAAGAGTGCAATATCACTCTCTTTATTTCCATTGTCCACAGGTGAGCACTGGTGCTTATGAAGCCGAACCATGACATTCACATGCAAGGGAGAGGTATCAGAAGGCTTAGGAGAACCCGGacgtttgcagaaatacaaaacatctgtTCACAAAGAAAAGCTTAACTTGAGCATGCTCAGCGGTCATGGAATGCCAACTCCGTGTAGGGAAATTGAAAATCAGACGGAAGGTAGTAAGGAACAGAGCATCATGGAGGATGGCAAGGCTGACTGACTGCCATAGTCAACAGGAGTATTCTACACTGCAATGTTTTGCTTCAGGCATGCTTGTTTACATTTATTTCAGCATGCATCTCCTTGACTGGagctttggggaaaaaaatctagGTTCTTAAGAGCCTGCATCAAAATCTTAGCCAATGGGATTTTGCCTCTCCTTAACCTTTTGGAAAATTTGTGTGTAGGTGGTAAAATtcctacagctagtgcagaatgatgTTCTTTCTTTTCAAAATGGTACCTGCCCCCCATGACCCAGTCGTATTTCTGAAGAAAAGTACACCGGCAGCTTCCAAGATGACATTTGAATCTTGAACAAAAACCCCATTCGAACTGTTCACACACATCATTTCCTGGGAATGAAGCATAACAGTAAATCATCCCCAGTTCTGGGAGGGTTGGCCGGTTCTAGGAGACCAACAAGTGTCACAAAAGATAAATATCCAACTAAAtgatactcacagtagacccactgaaataactgGACTTAAGTTACTAAATTtatttcaatagatctactctgagcatgactatcAAAGCATGTCTCCcattgttcctggggaaaaacaagtttctacttttgtaaaaaaattttttattGCTATCGGCTAATCATTATCTTAAGGTTTGGTGAGTAGGAGGAAAGTCTTATAGGCCTAAAACAGAGCGATCTCTCCAAACAAAGTTGCAtccttttaagtcccattgatttcagtggaagaggTTTAAGTGTACCTTTGAAATTTTCCTACTGAAGTCAAAATGACTTCAAAGTGTTCCATTTGAATTTGGATTTTGTTCAAGGTGATGAAGTAACACTTAATTTTCTTGACAGATAATTCTTTCTTTGACCCAATATGATTAAAACAAGCCCAGGACTAATAATCTGTTTTCATTTCCTGATTCACAAATCACAAAAAGGGCATTCAAAATGATTCGCCTTCTGATATGGATATATTTTGCTTATCATGGTTACTCAAAGGGGCTCTGTACTGCTGCAGTCACACCAAGGAGTGTGGATTATAAGAGTCTAATGCAGAATCCAGCAGCCAGAGAAAAAGCCCAGGCTTTCAAGTGTGATTACATTATTTTTGTTTAAAGTAAGTTACTAGCCCTCAGGATTGGAGAGGGGAAGAAAAATAAATGCACATTGGTAGTTTCTGCTACAACAGGTAGGAAAGAAAACAGTTATGGCAAGTCTAGTGGTCAAGAAGTGGCACAGCTTCACTTGACCTTTGGCTCCCTGTCTTTAAAGATAACAGTTATCTTAATACTCTTCTTCCTTCACAACTCCACAGAATAAAGgctcttaaaaaaataataatccacatTTCCCATATGCAGCTAGACAATAGTTTGTAATGAACGAAAACTGGTATGAGATCTCGCCTGACTTGAATAATGCCTTCCAATAACTTATTTTGAATTCTGAACAATTGCAGAGTCTCTGATTAATCATTGCATCATACTGGCTCCTAACACTAAAATGGGGGGGAAATCCTTCATAAATAAATCCAATGAAGTCAGAGATCATGTCGAATTTTCCCTTCCCGTGAGAGCATGGGAAAATTGTGCAAAAGCCTGTAAACATGCAAAACTCTCAGCTCCAGCTCTgaagctgttttgttttcttccctCCTGTTTTTGGCTCTCTTTGCTTTTCTCCCTGGGCACTAGTTATTTTTAGTAAAAGAAATCCTTTATACCCTACAGAGCTGTTTTTTTTTTGgtgacaccacacacacacctctgtgtgtgtgtgtgtggagagagagagagagaaattcttgTCCACTGGGATTTATCCGAAGATTCACAGAGAGGGCTTCTTTTAGCCTATTGCAATTAAAACTATTTCTAGGAGCATGGTTCAGTTTTTACATCAGATATCAACACAGGTATGTGACTGTGTGTGATAACTACAGCAGCTCAAGCACGAGTCCATGAAAACACATTGGAAcctgtcttatacagagtcagataattggtcaatctaattaattacagtagggccctgctttgcggCGTTCCACCGATacggcggttgtcaattgcagaaaggccccgctcctacagcgcttgttccacttttacggcatttttcaggcatcaggtgcaattttagacaatgttagtcaatgcgttctgctttacggcggattTTGCTTTGCAGcagcagtccagaacggaacctgccgtatgagtggggccctgctgtactgtCAACATACATTGTGGACAAGAGACTTTCACATCACCACCTTCCCgctccttttaaaaattggagATACCATGTATTGAACCAGAGATGTTCTGtatgcaaagcgtgtgctctgccactaagctatagcccttctctctccatatatgcaGGACACTGTTGGGCCTTGTCACTGAACTACAGATGAAGACACACATAATACTTGTAAAGCAGTGGCTCTCCTTTGAAAGCGCCTTCAATGTATTCACTACGCATGTACCTTGCCCTCTCAAGAATTGAGCTTTGGTGCAAGGAGAAATGGCTCTATGAGTCTGCAGCAAAAGTTTGTTATGTGCAGGACACCTCTTTCCCCAATCCAGGgagcacttttaaaaaacagggagCATTAAAAACAAGCATGAAGGACATGCATATGGCAATACGTTTAGTTATAAAGGTAGGATCCAACCAGAACCATAGGAATGCAAGGCTGACGGCTCAAACAGTGTTTGATTCATGGGTATTTGAATCTTTCACTCCAGTTGAAAAGCCAGGAGGAGAGACTtctctattattattatgtctGTCTTCATCATAAGAGTGCacctggaacacacacacactgtggctgtatactgtaggaGAAGATGGTAGTGGATGGACTGTTTTTGAGAGAAGTGCATCCACTGTTGCTCTCTCCAAGGAATCTCTGAATTCCTAGGAAtgcaatttagaaataattggttTAGGTCAGGGATGacacacctgtggccctccagatgttgctggacttcaacacCTAGGCTGGCTGGTGAtgatgagagtccaacaacatctggagagccacaggttccccatacctaacTGAGATAAACCTTTAAGCACAATGGAGATCATCAGCCCAAAAGACCCACTGTCACAGGAAACGATGCTTACAGAAACATGGGGTTTCCAATCGGTGCAGCATCTATAGAATGAACGACAGAAGACCACGATGGTTTGTATCTAAGAGAATACTGGTTTTGAAGCAGCACCAGATCTATCAATACCTAATGATGGAACTTCATTTAGCCACACTTATAAAGCCCCCTTTGAATACCCAAGTCAAGGTATGTTCACACATTTGAACATTCTGAATCTGCAATTACCATTTGGTAACCTGTAAAATGGCAACATTGGCTTTGGCTTGAGTTTTGCAATTATTTACCAGTGGTGCTTATGTGATGAGAAGATTTCATTTTGACATTTTCAGGCAATTTTGTTGTGATGGTTAGTCTCATAAAACCATCAATCAACCATCATAGCTCATGGTGACACAGAAAAGCTTCAAAATGTGGATGGAGCCCAGAGATGGCAAATCATGATCTCAAACTGGTTGGCCATTCTGAAGATCAAGCATCATGCCTTAACAGTCATCTTGTGGCCAGTCACCATAGATCATCACCTTTAAATCCCCTGCAAAATAACTATCGAGTTACACATTCAGCAAAATTACTTGGCACAGTCCTTCTGGGGCTCTTACATTTCACACTTCAGATGTGTGTGTTGAgggggaaccacatgtatgaaTACTCCCTGCATTAAAATTTCTAGTATATCACAAGAACTAAAGTGTTCGTTTTCtagttgcagggggggggaattaacaCAGAGAAGCATTCAAATACAGTTTCcccatctgaagtggtacagcccaacaGGGACGCTACCATGTGAACTTGGTGAACATGCAAATCTGCACTGAAGAGAGCCAATGAAAGTCAACAATCCATGGTGACTAACCACCTGGTGTTTGAAGCAAAGCAATCCAAACTTGTGAATTTGCCCCCAGATAAATCCCTGAGAGTTTCCTTGCCCTATGTATATTACCTAGGAGAACTCATCAACCCCAACTCTTGGTACCTCTCATAATTCCCTCCTTTATAAAACAAAGAGTCCTGCATAGAAACCTAACCCCTACAGGGTCAATTCTCAAACCAGTTAGCTAGATTTTGGATGGTCTTGGGTTGCTTGCCTGCAATCCTGACTGCCTTGCAAACCCTGCAACAGTGCTCGTCCCAGAAGGAGGTCACCTGGACATCATATCGCTTCCTCCAGGCAAAATACCTCCGGTATCTGCTCTTGTTTTTATCTAGGAATTTCAGGTAAAGGGCCAGCTGCATGGGGCCAGCAAAATCATCAATATGGATAAAGGAATCCGAGGGAACAAAAAGCTCGTAGTTGGACCTCGGGGGGCCCAAGACGATGGGCACGGCCCAGGACTTGAAGGCGTTCCTCCAGAGTTTCTCGGTAATGTAGTCCGTGTGCTGGGAATTTTCAAAGGCCAAGTAGAACTTGTACTCCGAGACGGTCTTGACCACATTGTTGTTCTTCAGCTCCAGGCCTTGGGCCCCGTAAACGTCGATAGGGAGGTAGTCCTTCAGCTGGCGGTAGTAGCGGACACGGGCATGGTCTTCGTTCCAGTTGCTGATGACCCACGCCACCAGCTTGGTCTTCCTGGGCAAGGCGAGGTGCAGAGCAGGTGCCCGGCTGGGCTGGAGGTATCCGTAGGGCACAAAGACATCGGAGTCCACCCTGTAGGTCATGGACCAGTTAAAAATGCCAGCCAGGTCCCGGAGGCCCTGGGAATGCGAGGGAGACTCAAAGTTCATCCAGACCCAGTGTTGGGCAAGGGGCCTGACTCGGGGCAGCTGGCCCATGCCCTCCACCATGAGGTCCCTGTGATGGAAGAGGATGGCTTGCGCCTCCGCGTGGCGACTGCGGTCGGTGGTGAGGTTGCAAGCGCTGATGTTAAACCGCAGGCGGCAGTCGCCCAGGCGCCGGCTGCGCCCGAAGGGCTCCCACCACAGGAGGACGGTCACCGGCTCTTCCTCCTCATCCTTGTGCCGGCCGCGGCCCCCGAGGAGCGGCAGGTCCTGCAGGCTGCTGGCGGCGTACAAGGCCAGCGCGGCGCAGCAAGTCAGCCCGGCCACCAGCAGACGCCACTGCTGCCTGGGGAAGCCCGGGCAGAAGGAGCAGCGGCGCTGCCGCCACCAGCGCGCAGGACCCGGCCGGCGGCGGCCTCGCAACCTCCACAAGCCCGGCTCCGGGGGCTCCATCGTGGGCCGCTGCCGCTCTCCTTCCGACTCCAAGCACCGCCGCCGCGGATCTCCAAAGCCCGGAGCAGCAACGGAAGGGGCAGCCCAGGCGGTGGCCTCCAGCGCCGGGCAAGGGGATGAATAAGGGAGCGAGAATGCATCGCGGTCCTcttggtgctgctgctggggctgCCACCGCCTCCTCCCAGCGCCCTGCCCCTCCCGCGGGATCCCCGAGAGGAGCCTCTCGATGTGCCCAGAGGCGCGGCCCCGCCCGGCCAtaatctccccaccccacccccaacaccTCGCCAAACCCGCCTTACCTAGAGGCAGCGGTGGCGGCGGccgcccctccctccttccttcctccttcctccctccggCCCAGCCTTGCTTCAGAACAGCTTGGGCCACTTCCCCCAACCCCACAGTCTCGGATCCGCCTCCTTGGAGAGCCGCCGGACGCGGGGTGGTTGTCTCTGCAACTTTTTTTTCCCCTCAAAACCTATGCCTGTTAAGGCTCTTTTGATTTTTCAACAGCCGCGGGACAGTCACCCGGTGCAGGTTTTTCCCCCACCATCGTCATAGAAATCCAGGATGGGGAAAAGTTAGAGGGTCCCCTGTGGAATGGAGATTGTGGCTGGCTCAAAGTCACCTATCGCCTTTCAGAgctaagtggggattcgaaccctgtcttagtccagcactctaaccactgcaccacagtggctctctaggTGTTTCTTGTGAGGCCCTACCTACACCAGAGAATGAAAGGAGGAACGTGTGACACCCCCCCATGCTGTTTCTGATGGCAGTTGACCATCCAGACATTGTTGGGCCTGGCTGATAGATGGAATTTGACAACATTTAGAAGGCCATAGGCTTAACATCTCCGCCCTCCACCTTTTCCCAGGCATGAGTTCTTCCCAGCCCAGACAACTCTGAGAAGTCACCATTGCCCCAGGGAACTTCCATTTGCCGATTACCAGCAAGAGTCTTAAGAAAAAGCATTCTCTAAGATGAAAGCCGTGACTCAGTCACTCGGCAGCTCTAGTTAATGATCTCAGGTAGCAGAGCCGTGGAAGGTAATATAAGGCTAGGTGGATGCATAATGAGGTGGCTTCCTTATGGGAGGGGCCTTGCAGCACATGCCTTGTTGGCAGATGGGTCtcggcatctccagctaaagcAGATCAAGAGCCAAGTGAAACAGGCCTCTGCcaggacagctgctgccactcagagtagacaacactagTCAAGGCAACAGCCTGACCTGGTATCAGACAACTAGTATTAGTCCTCTAAAGCCAGATTGTCTGTGCAGCCCATCCCAAGAAAAAGCACTGGCCTTTTCTCCCAGAGCTATCATAATATGAcaggggagttgtggtccaacaacatctgg
It encodes:
- the FUT4 gene encoding alpha-(1,3)-fucosyltransferase 4, which encodes MEPPEPGLWRLRGRRRPGPARWWRQRRCSFCPGFPRQQWRLLVAGLTCCAALALYAASSLQDLPLLGGRGRHKDEEEEPVTVLLWWEPFGRSRRLGDCRLRFNISACNLTTDRSRHAEAQAILFHHRDLMVEGMGQLPRVRPLAQHWVWMNFESPSHSQGLRDLAGIFNWSMTYRVDSDVFVPYGYLQPSRAPALHLALPRKTKLVAWVISNWNEDHARVRYYRQLKDYLPIDVYGAQGLELKNNNVVKTVSEYKFYLAFENSQHTDYITEKLWRNAFKSWAVPIVLGPPRSNYELFVPSDSFIHIDDFAGPMQLALYLKFLDKNKSRYRRYFAWRKRYDVQVTSFWDEHCCRVCKAVRIAGKQPKTIQNLANWFEN